The region CTGCTATCTTCAGAAGCCTGACTAAATTCTTCAAAAGGattaaaatcttgaaaaaagTTTTGATTATGTGTGTTAAAAGGATCCATGCTATATAGAGTGATATTCGTGATATGAAGGTAAAGTGTACAAACTGGATGCACTTGAAGATGGTAGATATACACAAATAATACTAGCCTCGTGTGATTCATCTAATAATTCAGTACAGTAAAAATTGCAACTAGTACATAAAGATACAAATATCACACTATTCCATTTGGGTACTCCTATAGGACATCGCAGCTACCATGTCATCAAGCCCCTCCCTCACATACAGGGCTCCAGATTTCTTTTGTTTAGAACCACTGCTCCTGCCAGATTTCAGCGAAGCTGATGGAAATAAATTAGGTGATGGTTCATTGATGTTGTCATCACTATCGCCACTGCCTTCTTTTCCATCATCACCAAGCACCTCTGTGAAATCTTCTCCCACTTCAAGATTCACTACAGAATATGTATTCGCGGCTTTTGCTCGTTCACTAGTTGCAACAATGTCACCAAAGAGTGTGTCGTAATACGCATGTAGAGAGAAAGATCTTTGTTTCTGTACTTCCCAGACTTCGGATTCTCCTGGTGCAGCAAAGTAAAAAGTGTCAAAACCGGAATATATCACTAACAATGTTATGACTTATAGTATATAGTAAACAATACTGTGATTTATAATAGTACTGCAAACACAAAACCATATTCTAGTAACCTCTCAACCCCC is a window of Apium graveolens cultivar Ventura chromosome 11, ASM990537v1, whole genome shotgun sequence DNA encoding:
- the LOC141698428 gene encoding uncharacterized protein LOC141698428; this encodes MVGSKNTGESEVWEVQKQRSFSLHAYYDTLFGDIVATSERAKAANTYSVVNLEVGEDFTEVLGDDGKEGSGDSDDNINEPSPNLFPSASLKSGRSSGSKQKKSGALYVREGLDDMVAAMSYRSTQME